Proteins from one Lacrimispora sphenoides genomic window:
- a CDS encoding ABC transporter substrate-binding protein, which produces MKKSMKKLLSLVMAVALAASLTACGSGKTSETTAGEKAASGESSEAAKASGEGSFKIGGIGPITGSTAIYGQAVMRGAELAIDEINANGGINGTQIEYSFQDDENDTEKAVNAYNTLKDWGMQMLVGTVTSAPCIAVGAESSNDNIFQLTPSGSAVDCAKFDNQFRVCFSDPNQGAASAQYIGENKLATKVAIIYDSSDVYSSGIHDKFLSEAANQGIEIVSDEAFTADNNTNFSVQLQKAQDSGAELVFLPIYYSQAALILAQAKQMEYEPQFFGCDGLDGLLTVENFDTSLAENVMLLTPFAADAKDELTQKFVTTFKEKYGETPNQFAADGYDAVYAIKAAAEKAAITADMDASAICDALKTSMTEVSVNGLTGENMKWSKDGEPDKAPKAVKIVNGVYTAM; this is translated from the coding sequence ATGAAAAAATCTATGAAGAAGTTACTGAGCCTTGTCATGGCAGTTGCTTTGGCAGCATCTTTAACTGCCTGCGGAAGCGGCAAGACTTCAGAAACCACCGCCGGGGAAAAAGCGGCATCGGGAGAGTCCTCGGAAGCAGCAAAGGCTTCTGGAGAAGGTTCCTTTAAAATCGGTGGTATCGGACCGATCACTGGAAGCACAGCGATTTACGGACAGGCTGTTATGCGCGGTGCGGAATTAGCCATTGACGAGATTAACGCTAACGGCGGAATCAATGGAACTCAGATTGAGTACAGCTTCCAGGATGATGAAAATGATACGGAAAAAGCAGTAAATGCGTACAATACCTTAAAGGATTGGGGTATGCAGATGTTAGTCGGTACTGTTACCTCCGCTCCCTGTATCGCAGTAGGTGCGGAATCCAGTAATGATAACATTTTTCAGCTCACTCCTTCCGGTTCTGCAGTAGACTGTGCTAAATTTGACAACCAGTTCCGTGTATGCTTCTCTGATCCAAACCAGGGAGCAGCTTCCGCACAGTACATTGGTGAGAACAAACTGGCTACCAAGGTCGCTATTATTTATGACAGCTCCGATGTTTATTCATCCGGTATCCATGATAAATTCCTCTCTGAAGCAGCAAACCAGGGAATTGAAATTGTGTCTGATGAGGCATTTACCGCAGACAACAATACCAACTTCTCCGTACAGCTTCAGAAGGCACAGGATTCAGGCGCTGAGCTTGTATTCCTTCCGATTTACTATTCCCAGGCTGCCTTAATCCTTGCACAGGCAAAGCAGATGGAATACGAGCCACAGTTCTTTGGCTGTGACGGACTTGACGGACTTTTAACCGTAGAAAATTTTGATACTTCCTTAGCTGAAAACGTAATGCTTCTGACACCATTTGCTGCTGATGCAAAGGATGAACTTACCCAGAAGTTTGTTACTACATTCAAAGAGAAGTACGGCGAAACACCAAACCAGTTTGCTGCCGATGGTTATGATGCGGTTTACGCCATCAAGGCTGCTGCTGAAAAGGCTGCAATTACAGCAGACATGGATGCTTCTGCAATCTGCGATGCGTTAAAGACATCTATGACAGAAGTTTCTGTAAACGGCTTAACAGGCGAGAACATGAAGTGGTCCAAAGACGGAGAACCGGATAAGGCACCAAAAGCAGTTAAGATCGTAAATGGTGTTTACACAGCGATGTAA